A portion of the Streptomyces sp. NBC_01335 genome contains these proteins:
- a CDS encoding helix-turn-helix transcriptional regulator, translating into MSSDLGTSSRQPLAPASAASERAVDTAREADSLRSRFAGLRAELRDADAALTQLLAAWRPGGGATEEFVVAWEGREAQARRLLELEYGARTSLLVFQSGANTVAPVPTTLPDDDGRPDDDGRPDTAGEDPPQPAREPAGEPARKDGNPDVSYRVVVDRAFLSEPAAVRALDERVSAGNEVRVVDQPLLKLVVADGETAMVQLDQGRSLELRPPLVLLATELFESVWRRSRPYLREDGDLSPTDRRILQLMLSGLTDTATAHQLGASPRTIQRRVRALMDAAAVSSRVQLGWYAMRNNWV; encoded by the coding sequence ATGTCGTCCGATCTTGGAACATCATCCCGACAGCCGCTCGCCCCGGCCTCGGCCGCCTCGGAACGCGCCGTCGACACGGCGCGGGAGGCTGATTCCCTGCGCTCCCGGTTCGCCGGTCTCCGGGCGGAGCTGCGCGACGCGGACGCCGCGCTGACCCAGCTCCTCGCGGCCTGGCGGCCGGGCGGAGGCGCGACGGAGGAGTTCGTGGTGGCGTGGGAGGGCCGCGAGGCGCAGGCCCGCCGGTTGCTGGAGCTGGAGTACGGGGCGCGTACGTCGCTGCTGGTCTTCCAGTCGGGCGCCAACACGGTCGCTCCCGTCCCGACGACACTGCCCGACGACGACGGGCGTCCGGACGACGACGGCCGGCCGGACACGGCCGGGGAGGACCCGCCCCAGCCGGCCCGGGAGCCCGCCGGGGAACCGGCGCGCAAGGACGGAAACCCCGATGTCTCCTACCGTGTGGTCGTCGACCGGGCGTTCCTGTCCGAGCCGGCGGCCGTCCGCGCGCTCGACGAACGTGTGTCGGCGGGCAACGAGGTGCGGGTGGTGGACCAGCCCCTGCTCAAGCTGGTCGTCGCGGACGGGGAGACGGCGATGGTCCAGCTCGACCAAGGGCGTTCGCTGGAACTGCGGCCGCCCCTGGTGCTGCTGGCCACCGAACTCTTCGAGTCGGTCTGGCGGCGCTCGCGTCCCTATCTGCGTGAGGACGGCGACCTCAGCCCCACGGACCGCAGAATTCTCCAGCTGATGCTCTCCGGGCTGACGGACACGGCGACGGCCCATCAACTGGGCGCGTCGCCGCGGACGATCCAGCGGCGGGTGCGTGCCCTGATGGACGCGGCCGCCGTCTCCTCGCGTGTGCAGCTGGGCTGGTACGCGATGCGCAACAACTGGGTGTGA
- a CDS encoding S8 family serine peptidase: MGTHAASAAEPAHPGTPLAADAAAATRTVTLVTGDVVDARLDAHGRVLSAAPRTADATDHPAATWQDGKSTYVFPQGVEELVDAGLVDPALFDIGKLIADGYDDAHSETVPVVVEYEGGRAPRSSVPGVRTTAGLDSIGGAGLTVDKKSARAAWPGLAPKSADGRSRAATGGVHKIWLDAKVHGSAVTGLGSPTVPLTGATAARRAGLDGTGVKVAVLDTGVDAAHPDLAGRIAETKVFVTGADAQDRTGHGTHTASTIAGTGAASHGKYAGMAPGAELLVGKVLGDDGSGTLSGIVAGMEWAVAEGAQVVSMSLGADGSADCSGPDVDAVERLSGQALFVIAAGNASLHGTVSTPGCAPSALTVGALDRKDRTASFSSRGPSVDGRTAKPDIASQGVEVVAARAGGRGDLAYQEMSGTSMATPHVAGGAALLFQRYPGATPARVKALLTSSAAATGVPVLEQGAGPMDVARAVTQPVVAGPAPLLGDFAYPQSGLAPVDEPVTLTNVTGKDVVLALTVQDVRGDDGSRLSGFASPVRRTVTVPANGSADVSLRIDPGARLDAGDYGTVTGRLVAVGAHGVRVTVPFGAHMEEPSADLTVEGLDRHGDPTVTPSAFQLFDEHRDTAKRYTLGYPQPGSTTIRVPLGAYSLSGMIMTRDEPGNIGSVASVSQLYDPTVTVSGDTTVTLDARDAEEISWSTDRPSRANGFAMGLAVGLDDSGQLKAGYLTSVPSYVKGVYAQRIGHAPGLTFLAAARQTAPQAAFTTGGGRTLDPLPVQKATEFDGTGTAEVVPVGKGTDANFAAHDLTGKIALVDAGTGGGNGYTWTTAAARAGAAGVLAAVPDSQGRFQVTGSEGVPQATITWADALAIKAEAEQGTATVSWSGTATARSPYVYNLASTSQGSIRPGKIRVHDSALARTDARYHVQSAADTTYWSDVQVGLPGMGSVWAGGTTLPLHAPQQRTEFFTPSGDEGLAWTTLMRRDLGPYASTGYDGPHTVGRGRTTAQWYKTPYGPVRNTYDRALMTRNSDRLTFVLAPFGDAGGHDNTGGYSDYGTRQLLVDGQPQPMTAGIYTLPQGNAEVTFRQTWRRPASAADRLGLAYATEWTFPSSAASQGAQRLLVPVVDVPSDLRNTRPAGEATTVGLSAVLDGVSGTVPLDGVRLEYAYGTEATVDAVTDWHPADVKRAHGAWQGEIPAGIPAGAFVHLRVTLADTEGATVSQSTVRAYEVR, translated from the coding sequence GTGGGCACCCACGCCGCGTCCGCCGCCGAACCGGCTCACCCCGGTACGCCCTTGGCCGCCGACGCGGCAGCAGCCACCCGGACCGTCACGCTCGTCACCGGCGACGTGGTCGACGCCCGACTCGACGCACACGGCCGTGTCCTCTCGGCGGCGCCGCGCACCGCCGACGCCACCGACCATCCCGCCGCCACCTGGCAGGACGGCAAGAGCACCTACGTGTTCCCGCAGGGCGTCGAGGAACTGGTGGACGCGGGACTGGTCGACCCCGCGCTCTTCGACATCGGCAAGCTCATCGCCGACGGATACGACGACGCCCACTCCGAGACCGTCCCCGTCGTCGTCGAGTACGAAGGCGGGCGCGCGCCCCGCAGTTCCGTCCCGGGCGTCCGGACCACCGCCGGCCTGGACTCGATCGGCGGCGCCGGACTCACCGTCGACAAGAAGTCCGCCCGCGCCGCCTGGCCGGGCCTCGCACCGAAGTCCGCCGACGGACGGTCCCGGGCCGCCACCGGCGGTGTGCACAAGATCTGGCTCGACGCCAAGGTGCACGGCAGCGCGGTCACCGGCCTCGGCAGCCCGACCGTGCCGCTCACCGGGGCGACAGCCGCCCGTCGCGCCGGACTCGACGGCACCGGCGTCAAGGTCGCCGTCCTCGACACCGGCGTCGACGCCGCCCACCCCGACCTCGCCGGACGCATCGCCGAGACCAAGGTCTTCGTCACCGGCGCGGACGCGCAGGACCGTACCGGACACGGCACCCACACCGCCTCGACCATCGCGGGCACCGGGGCCGCCTCGCACGGAAAGTACGCAGGCATGGCGCCCGGAGCGGAGCTGCTCGTCGGCAAGGTCCTCGGCGACGACGGCTCCGGCACCCTCAGCGGCATCGTCGCCGGCATGGAGTGGGCCGTGGCGGAAGGCGCCCAGGTCGTCTCCATGTCGCTGGGCGCCGACGGTTCGGCGGACTGCAGCGGCCCCGACGTCGACGCGGTGGAACGCCTCAGCGGCCAGGCCCTGTTCGTCATCGCCGCCGGCAACGCCTCGCTGCACGGCACCGTGTCGACCCCCGGCTGCGCCCCGAGCGCGCTGACCGTGGGCGCACTGGACCGGAAGGACCGGACGGCCTCCTTCTCCAGCCGCGGCCCGTCCGTGGACGGCAGGACCGCCAAGCCCGACATCGCCTCCCAGGGCGTCGAGGTCGTCGCCGCACGGGCGGGCGGGCGCGGAGACCTGGCGTACCAGGAGATGTCCGGCACCTCGATGGCGACCCCGCACGTGGCGGGAGGCGCCGCTCTGCTGTTCCAGCGGTATCCCGGCGCCACCCCGGCCCGGGTGAAGGCGCTGCTGACCTCGTCCGCCGCCGCCACCGGCGTGCCCGTCCTCGAACAGGGGGCGGGGCCGATGGACGTCGCCCGGGCGGTGACACAGCCCGTGGTCGCCGGACCTGCGCCCCTGCTGGGGGACTTCGCCTACCCGCAGTCCGGCCTGGCCCCCGTGGACGAGCCGGTCACCCTGACGAACGTCACCGGCAAGGACGTCGTCCTCGCCCTCACCGTCCAGGACGTACGCGGCGACGACGGTTCCCGGCTGTCGGGGTTCGCCTCGCCCGTCCGGCGTACGGTCACCGTGCCCGCGAACGGTTCCGCCGACGTCTCGCTCCGCATCGACCCCGGCGCGCGCCTCGACGCGGGCGACTACGGCACGGTCACGGGCCGTCTCGTCGCCGTGGGAGCGCACGGCGTCCGGGTCACCGTCCCGTTCGGCGCGCACATGGAGGAGCCCTCGGCCGACCTCACGGTCGAGGGTCTCGACCGGCACGGCGACCCGACGGTCACACCGTCCGCGTTCCAGTTGTTCGACGAACACCGGGACACGGCGAAGCGGTACACCCTCGGCTATCCGCAGCCGGGCAGCACCACGATCCGGGTGCCCCTGGGCGCGTACTCCCTGAGCGGCATGATCATGACGCGGGACGAGCCCGGCAACATCGGCAGCGTCGCCTCCGTCTCGCAGCTCTACGACCCGACCGTGACGGTCTCCGGCGACACCACGGTCACGCTGGACGCGCGCGACGCGGAGGAGATCTCCTGGAGCACCGACCGGCCCAGCCGGGCGAACGGCTTCGCGATGGGACTTGCCGTCGGCCTCGACGACAGCGGGCAGCTCAAGGCGGGCTACCTGACCTCGGTCCCCAGCTACGTGAAGGGCGTCTACGCGCAGCGGATCGGCCACGCGCCCGGTCTCACCTTCCTGGCCGCGGCGCGGCAGACCGCCCCGCAGGCAGCCTTCACCACCGGCGGCGGACGCACCCTCGACCCGCTGCCGGTCCAGAAGGCCACCGAGTTCGACGGCACGGGAACGGCCGAGGTCGTCCCCGTCGGCAAGGGCACGGACGCCAACTTCGCCGCCCACGACCTGACCGGGAAGATCGCCCTGGTGGACGCCGGTACCGGCGGCGGCAACGGCTATACCTGGACGACGGCCGCGGCCCGCGCCGGAGCGGCCGGAGTGCTCGCGGCGGTCCCCGACAGCCAGGGCCGCTTCCAGGTCACCGGATCGGAGGGCGTCCCGCAGGCCACCATCACCTGGGCCGACGCCCTCGCCATCAAGGCGGAGGCCGAGCAGGGAACGGCCACGGTCTCCTGGTCCGGCACCGCGACGGCGCGGAGCCCGTACGTCTACAACCTCGCCTCCACGTCGCAGGGTTCGATACGGCCGGGCAAGATCCGCGTCCACGACTCCGCACTCGCCCGGACCGACGCCCGGTACCACGTGCAGAGCGCCGCGGACACGACGTACTGGTCGGACGTGCAGGTGGGCCTGCCCGGCATGGGCTCGGTCTGGGCGGGCGGCACGACGCTGCCGCTGCACGCGCCGCAGCAGCGCACCGAGTTCTTCACCCCGTCCGGCGACGAGGGCCTGGCCTGGACGACCCTGATGCGCCGCGACCTCGGCCCGTACGCCAGCACCGGCTACGACGGCCCGCACACCGTCGGCCGGGGGCGGACCACCGCCCAGTGGTACAAGACGCCCTACGGCCCGGTCCGCAACACCTACGACCGGGCGCTCATGACCCGGAACAGTGACCGCCTCACCTTCGTCCTCGCGCCGTTCGGCGACGCGGGCGGGCACGACAACACCGGCGGCTACAGCGACTACGGCACCCGTCAACTTCTTGTGGACGGCCAGCCGCAGCCGATGACCGCGGGCATCTACACGCTCCCGCAGGGCAATGCCGAGGTGACGTTCCGGCAGACCTGGCGTCGCCCCGCCTCCGCGGCCGACCGCCTGGGACTCGCGTACGCCACGGAGTGGACGTTCCCGTCGAGCGCCGCCTCGCAGGGCGCACAGCGACTGCTGGTCCCGGTCGTGGACGTCCCGTCGGACCTGCGCAACACGCGGCCCGCGGGCGAGGCGACGACCGTCGGCCTCAGCGCCGTCCTCGACGGCGTGAGCGGCACGGTGCCGCTGGACGGCGTACGCCTGGAGTACGCGTACGGCACCGAGGCCACCGTGGACGCCGTCACGGACTGGCACCCGGCGGACGTCAAGCGCGCCCACGGGGCGTGGCAGGGCGAGATCCCGGCGGGGATACCCGCCGGCGCGTTCGTCCACCTGCGGGTGACCCTCGCGGACACGGAGGGCGCGACGGTGAGTCAGAGCACCGTCCGGGCGTACGAGGTGCGCTGA